CGCTCGGGCAGCGCGGCCCAGATCCAGCCGCTTCGGCAAGCGGACCTGCGGCACCAACAGGAAGATCGGCGCGGACGAACGGCCGGCGAGCCGGCTGTAGGTCGTGCCGTCCTTCCGACGGGTGACATTCGGCCGGATGCGGCCCGACTTAGTGATCCGCACGTTGTCCGCAACGAGCAGGCTCGGGCCATAGCGCCGCCGGATCATTCGCAGGCTGGTGCCCGTCTTGCGCTCCCAGATCGCCGGCGTCAGCGGACCGCGCCGGATGCGCTCCCGCGCGACCGGCAACGGTATGGCGAGCCAAAGGCCCGACTTCGGCCGGATCGTCTTGCCCCCGGTCGTGGGCGCCGACGATCGCCGGCGCCTTCGACCAGACGAGCGCAGCGGCGCGGATGCTGCTGCCCTGCTTCGGATACCGCTCGCTGCGGATCGTGTTGCCGAGACGCGGGCCAAGCCCAGCTCCCACCACCTGCGCCCGCCAGTTGCCCTTCAGCCGAACGCCGACCTCGCCGACGCCGGTGGTGACCGCGCGCTCGGCAGCTTCGATCTCCTCCGCCATGAGGGTCGCGAGATCGGGGACGACCTTCAGATCGAGCTTCATGCCGGCCGCAGCTCAATCGTCCAGACCAACCGCTCGCGATCGCGGACCGGCTCGCCCTGGATGACACACGCCTCGCCATCGATCTCGAAGCCATCGCCGGGACGCGGCTCCGCGACCTCGCTGACGCGGACGTCGAGACGGATCGTCTCCGACCAGACCCGTGCGTCACCGAACTCGCTGATCGCGTCGCCGCGACGTGGGACAATGCGCACATCGACGGGCCCGCCGCCCGCCGGCGTGTAGACCGCATCGCGCCCGACGTTCGGGTCAGCGAACAGCGCGTCGAGCGCGGCGACGAGTGCGTTCATCAGGTGCGCTTGCCGGTTCGCAGCGCCTGCGGCCGGGTGCAGATCGGAAGCGGGTTGCTCTCGATTTCGAGCCGCACCCACTCGTCGCGATCCCGGTCGGGGATGGCGCGGGCGTAGAGCGGCAGGCCGAGCGTGTTGACGGTCTCGAACTTGTCGGCCGGCGCGTAGTAGATCTCGAACAGCCCCTCGACGCCCTCGGGATAGAAGTACGCCTTGTCGGCCGGGACGCCGAAGGCGGCGTTGCCGCGGTAGCGCCGGAAGGTGATCCCGCCGAAGCTGACCTCGTCGGCGACCCTCGAGCGGAGATCCGCGGCTGCGGCAGTGTTGAGGTAGGTCTCGCGAACCTCCTTGTGCGCGACGAGGTCGGCGAAGAACGAGGAGCCGCACTCGGCGCGCAGCATGACGGAGCCAGTGGCGAGCCCGCCGAGCCCGTCCTCGACGCTCTCGATCAACGACTGGCACTTCTTGCGGAGCGCGCCGGACTGACCCGCGCCGGGTCTGCCGGAGGCTCCAACTCCTGAGTAGGATGGAGCCCGATGAGCAGGACGACGAACAAATATTCACCGGAAGTACGCGAGCGCGCGGTTCGGATGGTGTTGGACAATGAACACCAGCACGTGTCCCGCTGGGCGGCGATCCTGTCGATCTCCTCGAAGGTCGGCTGCGCTGCACAGACGTTGAACGAGTGGGTGAAAAAGGTCGAGGTTGACAACGGCAGGCGCGCGGGTGTGCCGAGCGACATGGCCGAGAGGATGAAGGCGCTGGAGCGGGAGAACCGCGAGTTGCGCCAGGCCAACGAGATCCTGCGCAAAGCATCGGCGTATTTCGCGCAGGCGGAGCTCGACCGCCGGTCGAAGACATGATCGCGTTCATCGACGATCACCGGGCCGAGCACGGGGTCGAGCCGATCTGCAAGGCTCTGCCGATCGCCCCGTCCACCTACCATGATCATGTGATGAAGCGGGCCGATCCGACGCGCCGCTCACCGCGGGCGCGCCGCGATGCCGAACTGCGGCCCGAGATCCGGCGCGTGTTCGACGCCAACTTTCAGGTCTACGGGGTGCGCAAGGTCTGGCGGCAGATGCGTCGAGAAGGCTTCCAAGTCGCGCGCTGCACCGTCGCCAGGCTGATGAAGGAGATGGGGATCGAAGGCATTGTTCGGGGTAAACGGGTGCGAACGTCGATTCCCGACAAGGCCGCGCCATGCCCGCTCGACCGCGTCAATCGCCAGTTCCGGGTGCCGGCTCCGAACATGCTCTGGGTGAGCGACTTCACCTACGTGGCGACGTGGCAGGGCTTCGTCCACGTCGCCTTCGTCATCGACGCATACGCCCGCCGCATCGTCGGCTGGCGGGTCAGTCGGACCGCCCATACCGGCTTCGTCCTCGATGCCCTGGAGCAGGCCGTTCACCAGCGTCGGCCGGTAAGGGGAAAAGGCCTGGTGCATCATTCCGACAGGGGGTCGCAGTACCTGGCGATCCGCTACACCGAGCGCCTGGCCGAGGCAGGCATCGAGCCCTCGGTCGGTAGCGTCGGCGACAGCTACGACAACGCGCTGGCGGAGACCATCAACGGCCTCTTCAAGGCAGAGGTCATCCACCGGCGCGGCCCATGGCGCAGCTTCGAGGCCGTCGAGTACGCGACCCTCGAATGGGTCGATTGGTACAACAACCGCCGCCTTCTCGAGCCGATCGGAAACATCTCGCCTGCCGAGGCCGAAGCTCACTACCACGCAGCGCTGGAACTAACGCCCATGGCCGCGTAGCTAAGACAAACTGGCCTCCGGAATTCCCGGTGCAGTTCAATCGGGGTGGCGGAGCTGTGCCGTAAGCATGGGATCAGCGACGCGACGTTCTACACGTGGCGCAAGCGCTTTGGCGGCATGGAGGTCTCGGACGCCAAGCGGCTGAAGGCGCTGGAGGACGAGAACGCCCGCCTCAAGAAGCTCCTCGCCGAACAGATGCTCGACGTGGCGACATTGCGGGATGCTGTGGGAACAAACTTCTGACGCCCGGCGCGCGGAGAGGCTTCGTGAGCTGGGCGATTGAAAAGAAGGGGTATTCCCAGCGGCGCGCCTGTGCCCTGATCGGGATGCATCCGAGAACCTACCGATATCGGTCGCAGCGGCCGGACGATGCGGCCATGCGCGAACGGCGGAAGGCGCTGGCGAACGAGCGGCGCCGGTTCGGCTCCCGACGACTGCACATCCTGCTGCGTCGTGAAGGCCTGGAGGTAAACCACAAGAAGCTGTTCCGCCTGTACCGTGAGGAACGGCTGACGGTGCGACGCCGTGGCGGCCGCAAACGTGCGATCGGAATGCGCGCGCCGATGACGCTGCCGCAGGGGCCGAACCAGCGTAAGCCTCCGGTAAAGGCCGCCTTGTTGGCGGGCAGCGGGGCGGCGGAGAACTGTGCGTATGGACAGGCATACGCACAGGGCGTTCGAGCGGATCGAGTTGGTCGAGACGGGCCGCCGGCGTCGCTGGAGCGATGACGATAAGCTGAAGATCGTGCTGGAGAGCCTGGCGGGTCCGCGGCTGGTCTCGGCGACGGCCCGGCGGCACGGGATCTCGCGCTCCCTGCTGGTGACGTGGCGGCGCGCGTTCCGGGTGGAGCCGCCCCGATCTGAGAAGACGCCGACCTTCGTGCCCGCCATCATCGAGCCGGCCCCGCCGGAGCCTGAGCGGCAGCCGACAGAGCCGCGGACTGAAGCCCCGGCGACGATCTCGCGGATGGAGATCATTCTCACTTGCGGCCGGCGGATCGTCGTCAGCGCCGACGTGGACGGCAAGGCGCTCGCGCGCGTGGTCGCGGTTCTGGAGCGTCGATGATCCCGGTTCCGAGCGGCGTCAGGGTGTGGCTGGCGACCGGGCACACGGACATGCGCAAGGGATTCCCTGGCCTGTCGCTGCTGGTCCAGGAGGTGCTGCGGCGCGACCCGTTGAGCGGCCATCTGTTCTGCTTCCGCGGGCGCCGGGGCGATCTTCTGAAGGTGATCTGGCACGACGGCCAGGGCGCGTGTCTGTTCACCAAGCGGCTGGAGCGCGGTCGCTTCCTGTGGCCCTCGCCCGCCGATGGTGCGGTGACGATCAGCCCGGGGCAGCTCGGCTATCTGCTCGAAGGGATCGACTGGCGCCACCCGCAGGAGACGTGGCGACCGACCTCGGTCGGGTGACGTTTTACCTTGGCCGGGGCCGGCGATCGTGATTCGCTGAAGGCGTGAACAGCGCCGCCGATTCGCTTCCCGACGACCTTGCCAGCGCCCACGCGATGATCCGCGCGGAGCGGGCACGCCGTCTCGCTGCCGAGGCGGCGCAGTCGGACGTGACCGCCCTGGTCGCCCATCTGAAGCTCCAGATCGAGAAGCTGAGGCGCGAGCTCTACGGCAGCCGCTCCGAGCGCAAGGCGCGCCTGCTCGAGCAGATGGAGCTGCAGCTGGAGGACCTCGAGACGACGGCGAGCGAGGACGAGCGCGCCGCCGAGGACGCGGCGACACGGGCCGGGGCGGACGCCGCGTTCACCCGCAAGCGGCCCGCGCGCAAACCCTTCCCGGCCCATCTGCCGCGCGAGCGCGTCATCGTCGAAGCGCCCGAGAGCTGCCCGTGCTGCGGCTCGACCCGGCTGTCGAAGCTCGGCGAGGACATCACCGAGACGCTGGAGGTGATCCCCCGCCGGTGGAAGGTCGTCCAGACGGTGCGCGAGCGGTTCGCCTGCCGTCAGTGCGAACGGGTGACGCAGCCGCCGGCGCCGTTCCACGTGACGCCGCGCGGCTTTGCCGGACCGCACCTTCTGGCGACCATCCTGTTCGACAAGTTCGGCCAGCATTTGCCGCTGAACCGGCAGAGCGAGCGCTATGCCCGCGAGGGCATCGACCTGTCGGTCTCGACGCTCGCCGACCAAGTCGGCGCCGCGACGGCCGCCCTGGCTCCGCTCCACACCCTGATCGAGGCGCATGTCAAAGCCGCCGAGCGCCTTCACGGCGACGACACCACGGTACCGATCCTCGCCAAAGGCAAGACGATCACGGGCCACATCTGGACCTACGTTCGCGACGACCGCCCGTTCGCCGGCCCCGCGCCGCCGGCCGCGCTCTACTACGCCTCGCGCGATCGGCGGCAGGAGCATCCCGAGCGCCATCTTGGAGGCT
This portion of the Acuticoccus sp. I52.16.1 genome encodes:
- a CDS encoding DUF6441 family protein, with product MRRGPLTPAIWERKTGTSLRMIRRRYGPSLLVADNVRITKSGRIRPNVTRRKDGTTYSRLAGRSSAPIFLLVPQVRLPKRLDLGRAARAAEAALPGAIVSNWVEGRFSSHAEGLVGPPRRSYPRGGNGSFP
- a CDS encoding DUF6441 family protein, with amino-acid sequence MKLDLKVVPDLATLMAEEIEAAERAVTTGVGEVGVRLKGNWRAQVVGAGLGPRLGNTIRSERYPKQGSSIRAAALVWSKAPAIVGAHDRGQDDPAEVGPLARHTVAGRAGAHPARSADAGDLGAQDGHQPANDPAALWPEPARCGQRADH
- a CDS encoding major capsid protein, whose protein sequence is MFVRRPAHRAPSYSGVGASGRPGAGQSGALRKKCQSLIESVEDGLGGLATGSVMLRAECGSSFFADLVAHKEVRETYLNTAAAADLRSRVADEVSFGGITFRRYRGNAAFGVPADKAYFYPEGVEGLFEIYYAPADKFETVNTLGLPLYARAIPDRDRDEWVRLEIESNPLPICTRPQALRTGKRT
- a CDS encoding IS3 family transposase (programmed frameshift), yielding MSRTTNKYSPEVRERAVRMVLDNEHQHVSRWAAILSISSKVGCAAQTLNEWVKKVEVDNGRRAGVPSDMAERMKALERENRELRQANEILRKASAYFAPGGARPPVEDMIAFIDDHRAEHGVEPICKALPIAPSTYHDHVMKRADPTRRSPRARRDAELRPEIRRVFDANFQVYGVRKVWRQMRREGFQVARCTVARLMKEMGIEGIVRGKRVRTSIPDKAAPCPLDRVNRQFRVPAPNMLWVSDFTYVATWQGFVHVAFVIDAYARRIVGWRVSRTAHTGFVLDALEQAVHQRRPVRGKGLVHHSDRGSQYLAIRYTERLAEAGIEPSVGSVGDSYDNALAETINGLFKAEVIHRRGPWRSFEAVEYATLEWVDWYNNRRLLEPIGNISPAEAEAHYHAALELTPMAA
- a CDS encoding transposase, which produces MVETGRRRRWSDDDKLKIVLESLAGPRLVSATARRHGISRSLLVTWRRAFRVEPPRSEKTPTFVPAIIEPAPPEPERQPTEPRTEAPATISRMEIILTCGRRIVVSADVDGKALARVVAVLERR
- the tnpB gene encoding IS66 family insertion sequence element accessory protein TnpB (TnpB, as the term is used for proteins encoded by IS66 family insertion elements, is considered an accessory protein, since TnpC, encoded by a neighboring gene, is a DDE family transposase.), with the translated sequence MIPVPSGVRVWLATGHTDMRKGFPGLSLLVQEVLRRDPLSGHLFCFRGRRGDLLKVIWHDGQGACLFTKRLERGRFLWPSPADGAVTISPGQLGYLLEGIDWRHPQETWRPTSVG
- a CDS encoding IS66 family transposase — protein: MIRAERARRLAAEAAQSDVTALVAHLKLQIEKLRRELYGSRSERKARLLEQMELQLEDLETTASEDERAAEDAATRAGADAAFTRKRPARKPFPAHLPRERVIVEAPESCPCCGSTRLSKLGEDITETLEVIPRRWKVVQTVRERFACRQCERVTQPPAPFHVTPRGFAGPHLLATILFDKFGQHLPLNRQSERYAREGIDLSVSTLADQVGAATAALAPLHTLIEAHVKAAERLHGDDTTVPILAKGKTITGHIWTYVRDDRPFAGPAPPAALYYASRDRRQEHPERHLGGFAGILQADAYSGYNSLTDPSRAEGAVTPALCWAHARRKFFELADIAANARRGRQAAAISPVALQAVRRIDALFDIERTINGFDAAERLRVRQEASAPLVSNLEAWLREERALLSRSASVAKPIDYMLKRWDRFAGFLEDGRICLTNNAAECALRGFALGRKAWLFAGSERGADRAATMATLIGTAKLNDIDPQAWLADVLARIAATPQGRLPELLPWNWTGPAPSAAIA